Proteins encoded by one window of Arabidopsis thaliana chromosome 2, partial sequence:
- the HBI1 gene encoding basic helix-loop-helix (bHLH) DNA-binding superfamily protein (basic helix-loop-helix (bHLH) DNA-binding superfamily protein; FUNCTIONS IN: sequence-specific DNA binding transcription factor activity; INVOLVED IN: response to cytokinin stimulus, regulation of transcription; LOCATED IN: nucleus; EXPRESSED IN: 13 plant structures; EXPRESSED DURING: 8 growth stages; CONTAINS InterPro DOMAIN/s: Helix-loop-helix DNA-binding domain (InterPro:IPR001092), Helix-loop-helix DNA-binding (InterPro:IPR011598); BEST Arabidopsis thaliana protein match is: BR enhanced expression 2 (TAIR:AT4G36540.1).), with product MLEGLVSQESLSLNSMDMSVLERLKWVQQQQQQLQQVVSHSSNNSPELLQILQFHGSNNDELLESSFSQFQMLGSGFGPNYNMGFGPPHESISRTSSCHMEPVDTMEVLLKTGEETRAVALKNKRKPEVKTREEQKTEKKIKVEAETESSMKGKSNMGNTEASSDTSKETSKGASENQKLDYIHVRARRGQATDRHSLAERARREKISKKMKYLQDIVPGCNKVTGKAGMLDEIINYVQCLQRQVEFLSMKLAVLNPELELAVEDVSVKQFQAYFTNVVASKQSIMVDVPLFPLDQQGSLDLSAINPNQTTSIEAPSGSWETQSQSLYNTSSLENSCGNYNKISKILLSTKCTHQYVPIRRVWV from the exons ATGTTGGAAGGTCTTGTCTCTCAAGAAAGCTTGTCCTTAAACTCTATGGACATGTCTGTACTTGAAAGGCTTAAATGGgtacaacagcaacaacagcaacTGCAACAAGTTGTGTCCCATAGCAGTAATAATTCACCTGAACTTCTTCAGATACTTCAGTTCCATGGAAGCAACAATGATGAGTTGTTGGAGAGTAGTTTCAGCCAATTTCAAATGCTTGGATCTGGTTTTGGACCAAACTATAACATGGGTTTTGGTCCTCCACATGAATCCATTTCAAGAACAAGTAGCTGCCATATGGAACCTGTGGATACAATGGAGGTTTTGTTGAAGACCGGTGAAGAAACCAGAGCCGTTGccttgaagaacaagagaaaacCAGAG GTTAAGACAAGGGAAGAGcaaaagacagagaagaagatcaaagtaGAGGCTGAGACAGAGTCAAGCATGAAAGGAAAATCAAACATGGGAAACACTGAAGCATCTTCAGACACTTCAAAGGAGACATCGAAAGGAGCTTCAGAGAATCAGAAATTAGATTATATCCACGTGAGAGCTCGTCGAGGCCAAGCCACTGACAGACACAGCTTAGCAGAAAGg GcgagaagagaaaagatcagcaagaaaatgaaatatctGCAAGATATTGTGCCTGGATGCAATAAGGTCACAGGAAAAGCTGGTATGCTTGATGAGATCATCAATTATGTTCAATGTCTCCAAAGACAAGTCGAG TTCCTGTCGATGAAACTTGCTGTCTTGAACCCGGAACTAGAGCTTGCCGTGGAAGATGTATCCGTAAAACAG TTTCAGGCTTACTTTACAAATGTAGTTGCTTCAAAGCAATCAATAATGGTTGATGTGCCATTGTTTCCGTTAGACCAGCAAGGATCTCTAGATTTGTCTGCGATAAACCCGAACCAAACGACATCTATCGAAGCT CCATCTGGAAGCTGGGAAACTCAATCACAGAGTCTCTACAACACATCTAGCCTCG AAAACTCTTGTGGtaattacaataaaatatCTAAGATTCTATTGTCAACGAAATGTACCCATCAATATGTTCCCATTCGAAGGGTATGGGTATAG
- the HBI1 gene encoding basic helix-loop-helix (bHLH) DNA-binding superfamily protein (basic helix-loop-helix (bHLH) DNA-binding superfamily protein; FUNCTIONS IN: sequence-specific DNA binding transcription factor activity; INVOLVED IN: response to cytokinin stimulus, regulation of transcription; LOCATED IN: nucleus; EXPRESSED IN: 13 plant structures; EXPRESSED DURING: 8 growth stages; CONTAINS InterPro DOMAIN/s: Helix-loop-helix DNA-binding domain (InterPro:IPR001092), Helix-loop-helix DNA-binding (InterPro:IPR011598); BEST Arabidopsis thaliana protein match is: BR enhanced expression 2 (TAIR:AT4G36540.1); Has 2064 Blast hits to 2056 proteins in 122 species: Archae - 0; Bacteria - 4; Metazoa - 81; Fungi - 43; Plants - 1919; Viruses - 0; Other Eukaryotes - 17 (source: NCBI BLink).) — protein sequence MLEGLVSQESLSLNSMDMSVLERLKWVQQQQQQLQQVVSHSSNNSPELLQILQFHGSNNDELLESSFSQFQMLGSGFGPNYNMGFGPPHESISRTSSCHMEPVDTMEVLLKTGEETRAVALKNKRKPEVKTREEQKTEKKIKVEAETESSMKGKSNMGNTEASSDTSKETSKGASENQKLDYIHVRARRGQATDRHSLAERARREKISKKMKYLQDIVPGCNKVTGKAGMLDEIINYVQCLQRQVEFLSMKLAVLNPELELAVEDVSVKQFQAYFTNVVASKQSIMVDVPLFPLDQQGSLDLSAINPNQTTSIEAPSGSWETQSQSLYNTSSLGFHY from the exons ATGTTGGAAGGTCTTGTCTCTCAAGAAAGCTTGTCCTTAAACTCTATGGACATGTCTGTACTTGAAAGGCTTAAATGGgtacaacagcaacaacagcaacTGCAACAAGTTGTGTCCCATAGCAGTAATAATTCACCTGAACTTCTTCAGATACTTCAGTTCCATGGAAGCAACAATGATGAGTTGTTGGAGAGTAGTTTCAGCCAATTTCAAATGCTTGGATCTGGTTTTGGACCAAACTATAACATGGGTTTTGGTCCTCCACATGAATCCATTTCAAGAACAAGTAGCTGCCATATGGAACCTGTGGATACAATGGAGGTTTTGTTGAAGACCGGTGAAGAAACCAGAGCCGTTGccttgaagaacaagagaaaacCAGAG GTTAAGACAAGGGAAGAGcaaaagacagagaagaagatcaaagtaGAGGCTGAGACAGAGTCAAGCATGAAAGGAAAATCAAACATGGGAAACACTGAAGCATCTTCAGACACTTCAAAGGAGACATCGAAAGGAGCTTCAGAGAATCAGAAATTAGATTATATCCACGTGAGAGCTCGTCGAGGCCAAGCCACTGACAGACACAGCTTAGCAGAAAGg GcgagaagagaaaagatcagcaagaaaatgaaatatctGCAAGATATTGTGCCTGGATGCAATAAGGTCACAGGAAAAGCTGGTATGCTTGATGAGATCATCAATTATGTTCAATGTCTCCAAAGACAAGTCGAG TTCCTGTCGATGAAACTTGCTGTCTTGAACCCGGAACTAGAGCTTGCCGTGGAAGATGTATCCGTAAAACAG TTTCAGGCTTACTTTACAAATGTAGTTGCTTCAAAGCAATCAATAATGGTTGATGTGCCATTGTTTCCGTTAGACCAGCAAGGATCTCTAGATTTGTCTGCGATAAACCCGAACCAAACGACATCTATCGAAGCT CCATCTGGAAGCTGGGAAACTCAATCACAGAGTCTCTACAACACATCTAGCCTCGGTTTTCATTACTAA
- the HBI1 gene encoding basic helix-loop-helix (bHLH) DNA-binding superfamily protein (basic helix-loop-helix (bHLH) DNA-binding superfamily protein; FUNCTIONS IN: sequence-specific DNA binding transcription factor activity; INVOLVED IN: response to cytokinin stimulus, regulation of transcription; LOCATED IN: nucleus; EXPRESSED IN: 13 plant structures; EXPRESSED DURING: 8 growth stages; CONTAINS InterPro DOMAIN/s: Helix-loop-helix DNA-binding domain (InterPro:IPR001092), Helix-loop-helix DNA-binding (InterPro:IPR011598); BEST Arabidopsis thaliana protein match is: BR enhanced expression 2 (TAIR:AT4G36540.2); Has 2065 Blast hits to 2057 proteins in 127 species: Archae - 0; Bacteria - 4; Metazoa - 84; Fungi - 45; Plants - 1914; Viruses - 0; Other Eukaryotes - 18 (source: NCBI BLink).): MLEGLVSQESLSLNSMDMSVLERLKWVQQQQQQLQQVVSHSSNNSPELLQILQFHGSNNDELLESSFSQFQMLGSGFGPNYNMGFGPPHESISRTSSCHMEPVDTMEVLLKTGEETRAVALKNKRKPEVKTREEQKTEKKIKVEAETESSMKGKSNMGNTEASSDTSKETSKGASENQKLDYIHVRARRGQATDRHSLAERARREKISKKMKYLQDIVPGCNKVTGKAGMLDEIINYVQCLQRQVEFLSMKLAVLNPELELAVEDVSVKQAYFTNVVASKQSIMVDVPLFPLDQQGSLDLSAINPNQTTSIEAPSGSWETQSQSLYNTSSLGFHY; encoded by the exons ATGTTGGAAGGTCTTGTCTCTCAAGAAAGCTTGTCCTTAAACTCTATGGACATGTCTGTACTTGAAAGGCTTAAATGGgtacaacagcaacaacagcaacTGCAACAAGTTGTGTCCCATAGCAGTAATAATTCACCTGAACTTCTTCAGATACTTCAGTTCCATGGAAGCAACAATGATGAGTTGTTGGAGAGTAGTTTCAGCCAATTTCAAATGCTTGGATCTGGTTTTGGACCAAACTATAACATGGGTTTTGGTCCTCCACATGAATCCATTTCAAGAACAAGTAGCTGCCATATGGAACCTGTGGATACAATGGAGGTTTTGTTGAAGACCGGTGAAGAAACCAGAGCCGTTGccttgaagaacaagagaaaacCAGAG GTTAAGACAAGGGAAGAGcaaaagacagagaagaagatcaaagtaGAGGCTGAGACAGAGTCAAGCATGAAAGGAAAATCAAACATGGGAAACACTGAAGCATCTTCAGACACTTCAAAGGAGACATCGAAAGGAGCTTCAGAGAATCAGAAATTAGATTATATCCACGTGAGAGCTCGTCGAGGCCAAGCCACTGACAGACACAGCTTAGCAGAAAGg GcgagaagagaaaagatcagcaagaaaatgaaatatctGCAAGATATTGTGCCTGGATGCAATAAGGTCACAGGAAAAGCTGGTATGCTTGATGAGATCATCAATTATGTTCAATGTCTCCAAAGACAAGTCGAG TTCCTGTCGATGAAACTTGCTGTCTTGAACCCGGAACTAGAGCTTGCCGTGGAAGATGTATCCGTAAAACAG GCTTACTTTACAAATGTAGTTGCTTCAAAGCAATCAATAATGGTTGATGTGCCATTGTTTCCGTTAGACCAGCAAGGATCTCTAGATTTGTCTGCGATAAACCCGAACCAAACGACATCTATCGAAGCT CCATCTGGAAGCTGGGAAACTCAATCACAGAGTCTCTACAACACATCTAGCCTCGGTTTTCATTACTAA
- a CDS encoding F-box associated ubiquitination effector family protein (F-box associated ubiquitination effector family protein; CONTAINS InterPro DOMAIN/s: F-box associated domain, type 1 (InterPro:IPR006527); BEST Arabidopsis thaliana protein match is: F-box and associated interaction domains-containing protein (TAIR:AT3G19880.1); Has 213 Blast hits to 206 proteins in 3 species: Archae - 0; Bacteria - 0; Metazoa - 0; Fungi - 0; Plants - 213; Viruses - 0; Other Eukaryotes - 0 (source: NCBI BLink).): MALLAIDLDMFGHGSAGQVLGRTDVDRVEYQYSTKSLLSIYIFYEETCGFFIDEEKKVFVVFELDESQAYKYAYIIGENICLKKLDLGEVRTFSCPIVCSSSYVPS; this comes from the exons ATGGCTCTTCTAGCCATTGATCTCGATATGTTTGGGCATGGATCGGCGGGCCAAGTATTGGGCCGGACCGATGTGGATCGGGTTGAGTAT CAATATAGCACAAAGTCATTACTTTCAATCTACATA ttttatgaAGAGACTTGCGGTTTCTTCattgatgaagagaagaaagtcttCGTGGTTTTTGAGTTAGATGAATCTCAAGCCTACAAATATGCTTACATCATTGGAGAGAATATATGCTTGAAAAAATTGGATCTTGGAGAAGTTAGAACATTTTCTTGCCCAATTGTGTGCTCCAGCTCTTATGTTCCAAGCTAA